In Streptomyces pluripotens, the genomic window TGGCACCGCATCCGGCGGATCCCGCGGACTAGGCACTCCACCGAGGGCGCCGCACTGCACAGCGCCGGCCGTACCGCCGATCGTCCACGGCGGCGCCGTGGTCGGTCGCGCCGTCTCTGGCGCCCCTTCAGGGCGCTTCCAGTCCGCAGGGGTCTTCCGCCCTCCCGTTTGGCGCCTCCCGATCCTTCCCACGCCCCCTGGCCCTTCGGCACCGTGGGTCCGGAACGGTCCGGAACGGTCCAGAACGGTCCGGTCGGGCCCCCGCCCGCGGGCATACCGGTGGGCCCTGTCCGGACTTCCCGCGCCCCCTTGCCACTCTCTCGTCCCCCTCCGCTTCGCCCTAGCTTCCGGAGGGGCTCGGCGTGCCGTCGCCGGACGAGGAGGGGGAGGAAGAGGAGGACGGGGAGGACGGGGAGGGCGGCGAGGAGGAGGGCGGGGCGGAGCCGGACGGGGGCGGGGCCGACTGGCTGTCAGACGGGTCGGTCGGGGACGGGGACTGGGTGGCGGGCGGCTCACTGGACGGCGAGCTGGACGGCGTGGGGACGGGGCTCGATGACGACGGCGGGGACGCAGGACGGCTCGGTGCGGTGCCGTAGCCGTCGATGGAGACCACGGTGCCCGCCGGAGAGATGGCCACCTGCGCGGTCCAGTGGCCGGAAGGCTCGCGCAGGTGGTCGACGTACACCTTGACGGTCAGCGATTCACCGGGGTCGAGGGTTCCCGAGGACTGGCTGAGGTAGAGCCAGGCCGCCGGGGTGGACGCAGACCAGCGGACCGGGGAGGAGCCGGAGGCGGTGAGCGTGATCAGGGTCGTTTCGTCGTCGTTGGCGGCGTCGACCGCGAGCTGCCCGGGCCCCGTCTTGCCGGTTCCGGCCACGCTGACGACCTCCACGGAGACGTCCGCCTTGCCGTCCTTGTCGAGTCCGGTGCCGGGCTTCGCGCTGGCGTTCCCCGCGTTCTCGTAACCACCGGCCGTGTCACCGCCGAGGACGTCGGGGCCCTGCGCCTCGCTCGCGGTGGCGGGGTGGCCGTCCTCGTCGCTCGTCGGGGCGCCCCGGTAGGCGGCCCAGAGGGCGAGTACGGGCGCGGCCACGACCGTGGCGACGACCGTCGTGGTCACGGCACGCGCGCGCATGCGGTCGCGGCGCGCCGCGCGGTCCTTGGGATCCATCGGGAAACCGCGCCGGTCGAAACGCGGGACGGCGGCGCCCCGCACACGTGGGTGGTGGGTCAGGGCGATGTGCAGCGCCGCCCGGGGGGCTTCCAGCACGGGAAGTTCGGCGGGGGTGAGCATGGCGCCGGGCCAGTTGCCGGGCAAGGCGCGCTCGGCGGTGCGGCGGCAGCGTGGGCAGTCGTCGACGTGCCGGACCAGCTCCCGGCGCAGCGCGGCACTGAGGACCAGCCTGCTGTCGCCGGTGAGGTGGGCCACGCTCGGGCAGCCGCCGGTCTGGACCACGGCGAGAGCCGCACGGGTGCGCTCGACCTCGCAGGCGGCGGAGGCCAGCAGCTCGCGTGCGGCGGTGGGGTCCATACCGAGCACGGCGGCGACCTCGTGGGCGGCGAGATGGTGACGAACGGCGAGTTCCAGGGCCTCACGCTGCTCGGGTGTGGTGCCGGCCGCCTCCGGCCAGGCCAACAGGGTGAGTTCGCGGCGCCGCTGCTCCTGGACCTCGGAGGCGACCGCCGGCCGCGGGTCCCCTCCCTTCCCGGCGGCCGGACGACCCGCCGCGTGGCTGGCCTGACGTTTCTGCTTGGCCTCGGCCAGCTTGCGCAGGCAGGCCCAGCGGGCCAGCGCGTACAACCAGGCCCTGCGGTCCCCGGCGTCCTCCGGGACGCGGTGCCCGCGCCGCTCGGCGAGGGCGAGGACGTCACCGAGTGCCGCCGTGGCCGTGTCGTGGTCGCACAGCACCGACAGACAGTAGGTGAACAGACCGTCCAGGTACGGCTCGTAGCGCGCCGGCGGCCGCTGGGCTACGGTGCGCGCGGCGGCTCGATCGCGCGCCTCGCGGTGCGCCCTGTGCGCACCAGTGGTGCGGGTCGTGGTCTCCGGACTGCTGCTCATCACCCGTGCGACCGTAGGCGGCGGCGGAGTGCCCCTTCTGGAACCTTGAGCACTTTTAATCCGTACGGGTGAAACGATCCCTCATAAGGGGACAGGGGGCTTTCATTCCGTGACCGGAACCCAACGGATGGTGGCCGGTTCCAGGCCACCCACAGGTGGCCTCGGTCTCCGTTGTCAGTGTGGCGGGCTACGGTTTCCGCATGGCTGCCCGTTCTAAGTCCACCAAGGACCGCCCGTCCTACCGCTGCACCGAGTGCGGATGGCAGACGGCCAAGTGGCTCGGCCGCTGCCCCGAATGCCAGGCCTGGGGCACAGTCGAGGAGTACGGCGCACCCGCGGTCCGTACGACGGCACCGGGTCGGGTCACCTCCTCCGCGCTGCCCATCGGACAGGTCGACGGCCGGCAGGCCACCGCCCGCTCGACCGGTGTGCCCGAGCTGGACCGGGTGCTCGGCGGCGGTCTCGTACCCGGCGCGGTGGTGCTGCTGGCGGGCGAGCCCGGCGTCGGCAAGTCCACCCTCCTGTTGGACGTGGCCGCCAAGTCCGCGAGCGCGGAACACCGCACCCTCTACGTCACCGGTGAGGAGTCCGCGAGCCAGGTGCGGCTGCGCGCCGACCGCATCGGTGCCCTCGACGACCACCTGTATCTGGCCTCCGAGACCGACCTGTCCGCGGTGCTCGGTCACTTGGACGAGGTCAAGCCGTCCCTGCTGATCCTCGACTCGGTGCAGACCGTGGCCTCCCCGGAGATCGAGGGTGCGCCCGGGGGCATGGCCCAGGTCCGGGAGGTGGCGGGAGCTCTCATCCGCGCCTCCAAGGAACGCGGCATGTCCACGCTGCTGGTGGGCCACGTCACCAAGGACGGGGCGATCGCCGGGCCCCGCCTCCTGGAACACCTGGTGGACGTCGTCCTGCACTTCGAAGGTGACCGGCATGCTCGTCTGCGCCTGGTGCGTGGTGTGAAGAACCGGTACGGCGCGACGGACGAGGTCGGCTGCTTCGAGCTGCACGACGAGGGCATCACGGGTCTCGCCGACCCGAGCGGCCTGTTCCTGACCCGCCGTGACGAACCGGTTCCGGGTACCTGTCTGACCGTCACCCTGGAGGGCCGCCGCCCGCTGGTGGCCGAAGTGCAGGCGCTGACCGTCGATTCGCAGATCCCCTCCCCGCGCCGCACCACCTCGGGCCTGGAGACCTCCCGGGTATCGATGATGCTGGCCGTCCTGGAGCAGCGCGGCCGGATCCACGCGCTGGGCAAGCGGGACATCTACTCGGCGACGGTCGGCGGCGTGAAACTGTCGGAACCAGCCGCCGACCTCGCGGTCGCGCTCGCGCTGGCCTCGGCCGCCAGTGACACCCCGCTGCCCAAGAACCTGGTGGCCATCGGCGAGGTGGGCCTTGCGGGCGAGGTGAGACGGGTCACGGGCGTGCAGCGCAGGCTCGCCGAGGCACACCGACTGGGCTTCACCCACGCACTCGTGCCCACGGATCCGGGCAAGGTGCCGCCCGGGATGAAGGTCCTGGAGGTCGCCGACATGGGGGACGCGCTGCGGGTGCTGCCTCGGTCCCGTAGCCGAGAGGCCCCGCGGGAGGCGGAGCAGCGCCGGTAGACTTTGCCCAGGTCTCGCCCGTCCGTACGAACCGAGTGCGGGTACGGGGGCGCGTCAGAACCTGCGACCGGAGGAGTGCAGTGGCAGCCAACGACCGGGCAGCAGCTCCCGGAAAGTCCGGTGGGAGTGCCGGTTCCGATGGCCTGATGCGCGCCTCGCTGAGCGCCGTAGCACCCGGTACGCCCCTGCGCGACGGCCTTGAGCGGGTCCTGCGCGGCAACACCGGCGGGCTCATCGTCCTCGGCTCCGACAAGACGGTCGAGGCGATGTGCACGGGGGGTTTCGTCCTGGATGTCGAGTTCACCGCCACCCGGCTGCGCGAGTTGTGCAAACTGGACGGCGGGATCGTGCTGTCGTCGGACCTGTCGAAGATCCTGCGCGCGGGCGTCCAGCTGCTCCCTGACCCGACGATCCCCACGCAGGAGACCGGCACCCGGCACCGTACGGCGGACCGGGTGAGCAAGCAGGTCGGTTTCCCGGTGGTCTCGGTCTCGCAGTCGATGCGCCTCATCGCCCTGTACGTGGACGGTCAGCGCCGCGTCCTGGAGGACTCCGCGGCCATTCTCTCCCGCGCGAACCAGGCGCTGGCCACACTGGAACGGTACAAGCTCCGGCTGGACGAGGTCGCGGGCACCCTGTCGGCCCTGGAGATCGAAGATCTGGTGACGGTCCGGGATGTCTCCGCCGTCGCCCAGCGGCTGGAGATGGTTCGGCGCATCGCCACCGAAATCGCGGAATACGTGGTGGAACTGGGCACCGACGGCCGGCTTCTCGCCCTCCAACTGGAGGAGTTGATCGCCGGTGTCGAGCCCGACCGCGAACTCGTGGTCCGGGACTACGTCCCCGAGCCGACGGCCAAGCGCTCCCGCACGGTAGAGGCGGCCCTGTCCGAGTTGGACGCCCTGACCCACGCGGAACTCCTCGAACTCGGCACGGTGGCACGTGCACTGGGCTACACCAGCTCACCCGAGAGCCTCGATTCGGCGGTCTCCCCACGTGGCTTCCGCCTGCTGGCCAAGGTGCCGCGCCTTCCGGGCGCGATCATCGAGCGCCTGGTGGAACACTTCGGCGGCCTGCAGAAACTGCTGGCCGCGAGCGTCGACGACCTCCAGACCGTGGACGGCGTCGGCGAGGCCCGGGCGAGGAGCGTGCGGGAGGGCCTGTCGCGACTGGCGGAGTCCTCCATCCTGGAGCGGTACGTCTGATCCTCCCGGGCCACCGGGCCCGGCGGCCACAGCGGGCGACGACCGGCCGATCGCGCGGTGACCGCGCCCCGGGGATGCTCGGCCACCGGCAAGCCCTGCCGTTGCGGCACTAGCGTCGCAAGGGGCGACGTTCCCGCGGCACTCGGGGGTTTTTCGAGGGTCCCGCACAGCACCCACGGCGCCCGGCACGCACCCTCGCCGCACAGGACCTTCGAAACACTGCTGGAGGGCTCAGGAGCCTTCTAGTCGGCGGACAGCACGAAGGACGCCTGCATCTTCCGGAAACCCGGCGCCTTCCCCTCCAACAAGTAGGTCCCCGCCTTCGCCGAACCCCCGGAAGGCGTGCCGCACTGCGGGACGCTCGGCTTCCGGTCCCACTTCACGGTATAGGTGATGCTCCCGCCCGCAGGCACCCGGAACACCAGGCTCCGCGCGCCTTTGGGGCAGTCGGCCGACGACCAGTAGGCGTTGTCCCCGTCCGCCGGCGTGATCGTCAACACCGCATTCCGGGGCCCGAGATCCACCTTGCAGTCAGCGGACGACGTGTTCTTCGCCGTGACGTCGAAGGCCGGCGTCTGATCCGGCGAGTAGGTGTTGTGCAGGCTCCGTAGGCTCAGCGACACCGCACCGGAAGTGCAGTCGGGCAGCGTGGAGGAGGCCGGAAGCGTGTCGCCCCTACTGACGGTGCCACCGCCGCCGGACTCCGAGCGGCCGCCCACCCCGCCGGCCCCGGAGGAACCGTCACCCGAACCGGAACCACTGCCGCTGGAGTCCCCGCCACCCGACTCGTCGCGCCCGCCAGGATGTTGGCTGATCGCGGAGCCGGACGGCGTCGGCCCAGGAGTGATCGTGTGCACGGGATTCTTGCCGTTGGACCGATCGACGCTCTTCTTGCCGCCCCCGCCGCCGGCGACGACGATCCATGTGACCAGCAGCGCCGACACGGCGACCACCGACAGCATGACGACCCTCCGACGCCAGTAGATGGAGGAGGGAAGCGGCCCGACCGGATTGCGCAGAGATCCCACGGCGCAAACTGTACGAGAGATCGTCGCGCTTGCTTGCGTCACCCGCCGCACGGACACCAACTTTTCCGGATCATCATCCCGGCAACTACCTTCACGGGCAGGCCTCTTCACCCTCGACCACGCACGGTGGCCGCGCCGTCACCCGTCATGTCCCCTCCGGTCCGCCAACCCGTGGCAGGATCGGAAGGCCATGACTGAGAAGCTTCACAGCCCCGTGATCGCCTGGTTCGACGCCCATGCCCGCGACCTCCCCTGGCGCCGCCCGGAGGCCGGCCCGTGGGGTGTGATGGTCAGCGAGTTCATGCTCCAGCAGACCCCGGTCAACCGGGTGCTACCCGTCTACGAGCAGTGGCTCACCCGTTGGCCACGCCCCGCCGACCTAGCGAAGGAGGCACCCGGAGAGGCCGTTCGCGCCTGGGGCCGGCTCGGCTACCCGCGCCGCGCCCTGCGGCTGCACGGCGCCGCGGTCGCCATAGCGGAACGGCACGGCGGTGACGTCCCCACGGACCACTCACAACTGCTTGCACTGCCCGGGATCGGTGAGTACACGGCCGCCGCGGTGGCTTCGTTCGCGTACGGCCAGCGGCACGCGGTGCTGGACACCAATGTGCGCCGGGTCCTCGCCCGGGCGGTGACCGGTGTGCAGTACCCGCCGAACGCAACCACGGCCGCCGAGCGGCGACTCGCCCGGGAGTTGCTGCCCGAGGACGAGGGGACCGCCGCCCGGTGGGCCGCCGCCTCCATGGAACTGGGCGCGCTGGTGTGCACGGCGAGGAACGAGAGCTGCCGGCAGTGCCCGATCGCCGCCCAGTGCGCCTGGCGACTCGCCGGCAAGCCGGAGCACACCGGGCCGCCGCGCCGGGGGCAGACGTACGCCGGCACGGACCGGCAGGTGCGCGGCAAGCTCCTCGCCGTCCTGCGGGAGGCACACGCGCCGGTGGCGCAGCCGGTGCTGGACCGGGTGTGGCACGAGCCGGTGCAGCGCGCCCGCGCGCTGGACGGGCTCGTCACGGACGGTCTGGTGGAGCCGCTGCCGGGTGGCCTGTACCGGCTGCCGCTCAGCTGACGAAAAGCCAAGTCACAGCCTTCCGGCCACCGTTACGGAGTATCCGTACGGATAATCCATGATGAAAGGGAGCACAAGGGGCATCCTCTTTACCCATTTTCTGCTTCCGTTACACAACCGACGGATAGCCGATTGCTAGCCGCAGGCTGGTACGCACAGCGCCGTGACAACCACTCCGTAGCTTCTTCTCCGTGCCCGGCAGACCACGAGGGCAGGCGACGCGGGACCTCCGGCAGGGGCCGGAGGAACAACGGGGAACGGAGGCGGTCGATCATGGCGCAGGGCGAGGTGCTCGAATTCGAGGAGTACGTCCGCACCCGGCAGGAGGCGCTGCTGCGCAGTGCCCGCCGGCTGGTCCCGGACCCCGTCGACGCCCAGGACCTGCTGCAGACCGCACTGGTGCGGACGTACGGCCGTTGGGAGGGCATCGCCGACAAACGGCTCGCCGACGCGTACCTGCGCCGGGTGATGATCAACACGCGGACCGAGTGGTGGCGGGCGCGCAAGCTGGAGGAGGTCCCCACCGAGCAGCTGCCGGACGCCTCGGTGGAAGACTCCACCGAGCAGCATGCCGACCGGGCCCTGCTGATGGATGTGATGAAAGTGCTCGCACCGAAGCAGCGCAGTGTCGTGGTGCTGCGACACTGGGAGCAGATGTCCACGGAGGAGACGGCCACGGCCCTTGGCATGTCGGCCGGGACGGTCAAGAGCACGCTGCACCGGGCGCTCGCCCGGCTCCGTGAGGAGCTGGAGGCCCGCGATCTGGACGCACGCGCGCTGGAGCGTGAGGAGCGGGAGCGTTGCGCGGCCTGACCGGGGCCGGGTCCGAGGAGGCCCGAGGGAGTTCATTGGCGGTGATCGCGGCGGTGGCCTCGATCACCGCCCTCGCCCTTTTCGCCGCCGCCTGCGGCACCGGGGGCACGGGCGCCCGGGACGAGGGCCCGGCGCACGCATCGGCGGTGGCAGGCGCCGTAGCCTCCCCCGTGCCGAGCCCGTCCGGTACCTACCGGCGGGTGGACGCGGTGGCGCTGCTCCTGAGGGACCCGGCGGTCTCGGAATCGGTCAAGCGGGGGTTGAAGCCGTGCACCGGCCACGAGTACCCGCTCGACGTCTCGTACGGCGATCTGACCGGTGGCCCGGTGGACGACGTCGTCATCAACGTACTGACCTGTGCCGACGCGGTCGGGATCGGCTCGTATGTGTACCGGGACGAGAAGGGCACGTTCGAGAACGTCTTCAAGACCGAGGAATCACCGGTCTACGCGGACATCGAAGAGGGCCAACTGTCAGTGACCAGACAGTTCTACGAGAAGGGCGACCCGGTCTCCAGCCCGTCCGGTGAGATCGTGACCCCCTACAGGTGGAAGGGGGGACGATTCGTCCCCGGCAAGAGCGTCCGCAACGAGTACAGCAAGTCCGCCGGCCTGGGCACCGTGGCCCCGGCCGAGGACAACTGACCCACGGCACACACCACGAGGACTGAGAGCACCGGGATGGCAGACCAGACCCACGTCCTGTTCGTCGAGGACGACGATGTCATCCGCGAGGCCACCCAGCTCGCCCTGGAGCGGGACGGTTTCGCGGTCACCGCGATGCCTGACGGCCTGTCCGGCCTGGAGGCGTTCCGGGCGAACCGCCCCGACATCGCACTGCTGGACGTCATGGTTCCGGGCCTGGACGGCGTGAGCCTGTGCCGGCGCATCCGGGACGAGTCGACCGTGCCGGTGATCATGCTGTCGGCGCGCGCGGACTCCATCGACGTCGTCCTGGGCCTGGAGGCGGGCGCCGACGACTACGTGACCAAACCTTTCGACGGCGCCGTGCTGGTGGCACGCATCCGCGCGGTACTGCGCCGCTTCGGACACGCCGGCGGGGTCACGCACGCGGAGGAGTCCGCCTCCGGGGTGAACGGCGGCACGCTGAGCTTCGGCGACCTGCAGGTCGACACCGAGGGCATGGAGGTGCACCGGGCCGGGCAGCCGGTGGCGCTCACCCCGACCGAGATGCGTCTGTTGCTGGAGTTCTCCTCCGCGCCGGGCACCGTGCTCTCCCGTGACAAGCTGCTGGAACGCGTGTGGGAATACGGCTGGGGCGGGGACACCCGGGTGGTCGACGTGCATGTGCAGCGGCTGCGCCAGAAGATCGGCCAGGACCGGATCGAGACGGTCCGCGGCTTCGGCTACAAGCTGAAGGCCTGAGCGGGGCAGACATGCGGGGCATCCTTCGGCGGCCGGCACTCTGGATGGAGCGCGCGGGTCTCAAGACCGGGCTCAGATGGAAGCTCAGCGCGGCGATCGCACTGGTCGCCGGTCTGGTGGCCACCGCGCTCAGCCTGGTCGTGCACAACGCCGCCCGGGTCTCGATGCTGGACAACGCGCGCGACCTGGCCAACCAACGGGTGCAGATCGCGCAGCGCAACTACGAGCAGAACCGCGGCCCGAACTTCCCCAACATCAGGGTCGACGACCCCGGGCTGCCGGCCGCGCTGCGGGAGAAGGTCGAGGAGGGCCGCAGGGTCAGCGACGTCACCGACCACGGCGGGGTGCCGGACATCTGGGCGGCCGTTCCGGCCAAGGACGGGCACGTGCTGTCCCTGCACAGCCATCTGCCGGACCGCAGCACCGACGTGATGAACGACCTCGACCAGGCCCTGGTGATCGGCTCCGTCGCGGTCGTACTGGGCGGCAGCGCGCTCGGCGTGCTGATCGGCGGTCAGTTGTCCCGGCGGCTGCGCAAAGCGGCGGCCGCGGCCAACCAGGTCGCCAAGGGCGAGACCGACGTCCGGGTGCGGGAGGCCATCGGCGGGGTCGTACGGGACGAGACCGACGATCTCGCGCGGGCGGTGGACGCCATGGCGGACGCGCTGCGGCAACGGCTGGAGGCGGAGCGGCGGGTCACCGCCGACATCGCCCACGAGCTGC contains:
- a CDS encoding BACON domain-containing protein; the encoded protein is MMSSSPETTTRTTGAHRAHREARDRAAARTVAQRPPARYEPYLDGLFTYCLSVLCDHDTATAALGDVLALAERRGHRVPEDAGDRRAWLYALARWACLRKLAEAKQKRQASHAAGRPAAGKGGDPRPAVASEVQEQRRRELTLLAWPEAAGTTPEQREALELAVRHHLAAHEVAAVLGMDPTAARELLASAACEVERTRAALAVVQTGGCPSVAHLTGDSRLVLSAALRRELVRHVDDCPRCRRTAERALPGNWPGAMLTPAELPVLEAPRAALHIALTHHPRVRGAAVPRFDRRGFPMDPKDRAARRDRMRARAVTTTVVATVVAAPVLALWAAYRGAPTSDEDGHPATASEAQGPDVLGGDTAGGYENAGNASAKPGTGLDKDGKADVSVEVVSVAGTGKTGPGQLAVDAANDDETTLITLTASGSSPVRWSASTPAAWLYLSQSSGTLDPGESLTVKVYVDHLREPSGHWTAQVAISPAGTVVSIDGYGTAPSRPASPPSSSSPVPTPSSSPSSEPPATQSPSPTDPSDSQSAPPPSGSAPPSSSPPSPSSPSSSSSPSSSGDGTPSPSGS
- the disA gene encoding DNA integrity scanning diadenylate cyclase DisA, which encodes MAANDRAAAPGKSGGSAGSDGLMRASLSAVAPGTPLRDGLERVLRGNTGGLIVLGSDKTVEAMCTGGFVLDVEFTATRLRELCKLDGGIVLSSDLSKILRAGVQLLPDPTIPTQETGTRHRTADRVSKQVGFPVVSVSQSMRLIALYVDGQRRVLEDSAAILSRANQALATLERYKLRLDEVAGTLSALEIEDLVTVRDVSAVAQRLEMVRRIATEIAEYVVELGTDGRLLALQLEELIAGVEPDRELVVRDYVPEPTAKRSRTVEAALSELDALTHAELLELGTVARALGYTSSPESLDSAVSPRGFRLLAKVPRLPGAIIERLVEHFGGLQKLLAASVDDLQTVDGVGEARARSVREGLSRLAESSILERYV
- the radA gene encoding DNA repair protein RadA, with the protein product MAARSKSTKDRPSYRCTECGWQTAKWLGRCPECQAWGTVEEYGAPAVRTTAPGRVTSSALPIGQVDGRQATARSTGVPELDRVLGGGLVPGAVVLLAGEPGVGKSTLLLDVAAKSASAEHRTLYVTGEESASQVRLRADRIGALDDHLYLASETDLSAVLGHLDEVKPSLLILDSVQTVASPEIEGAPGGMAQVREVAGALIRASKERGMSTLLVGHVTKDGAIAGPRLLEHLVDVVLHFEGDRHARLRLVRGVKNRYGATDEVGCFELHDEGITGLADPSGLFLTRRDEPVPGTCLTVTLEGRRPLVAEVQALTVDSQIPSPRRTTSGLETSRVSMMLAVLEQRGRIHALGKRDIYSATVGGVKLSEPAADLAVALALASAASDTPLPKNLVAIGEVGLAGEVRRVTGVQRRLAEAHRLGFTHALVPTDPGKVPPGMKVLEVADMGDALRVLPRSRSREAPREAEQRR
- the cseC gene encoding two-component system sensor histidine kinase CseC; protein product: MRGILRRPALWMERAGLKTGLRWKLSAAIALVAGLVATALSLVVHNAARVSMLDNARDLANQRVQIAQRNYEQNRGPNFPNIRVDDPGLPAALREKVEEGRRVSDVTDHGGVPDIWAAVPAKDGHVLSLHSHLPDRSTDVMNDLDQALVIGSVAVVLGGSALGVLIGGQLSRRLRKAAAAANQVAKGETDVRVREAIGGVVRDETDDLARAVDAMADALRQRLEAERRVTADIAHELRTPVTGLLTAAELLPPGRPTELVLDRAKAMRTLVEDVLEVARLDGASERAELQDILLGEFVSRRVAVKDPDIDVRVVHESEVTTDPRRLERVLLNLLANAARHGRPPIEVTVEGRVIRVRDHGPGFPEELLAEGPSRFRTGSKDRAGQGHGLGLTIAAGQARVLGARLTFRNVRPGGAPAGTPAEGAVAVLWLPEHAPTDTGSYPVLPLSGGAG
- the cseB gene encoding two-component system response regulator CseB → MADQTHVLFVEDDDVIREATQLALERDGFAVTAMPDGLSGLEAFRANRPDIALLDVMVPGLDGVSLCRRIRDESTVPVIMLSARADSIDVVLGLEAGADDYVTKPFDGAVLVARIRAVLRRFGHAGGVTHAEESASGVNGGTLSFGDLQVDTEGMEVHRAGQPVALTPTEMRLLLEFSSAPGTVLSRDKLLERVWEYGWGGDTRVVDVHVQRLRQKIGQDRIETVRGFGYKLKA
- a CDS encoding SigE family RNA polymerase sigma factor, with the translated sequence MAQGEVLEFEEYVRTRQEALLRSARRLVPDPVDAQDLLQTALVRTYGRWEGIADKRLADAYLRRVMINTRTEWWRARKLEEVPTEQLPDASVEDSTEQHADRALLMDVMKVLAPKQRSVVVLRHWEQMSTEETATALGMSAGTVKSTLHRALARLREELEARDLDARALEREERERCAA
- a CDS encoding A/G-specific adenine glycosylase, translated to MTEKLHSPVIAWFDAHARDLPWRRPEAGPWGVMVSEFMLQQTPVNRVLPVYEQWLTRWPRPADLAKEAPGEAVRAWGRLGYPRRALRLHGAAVAIAERHGGDVPTDHSQLLALPGIGEYTAAAVASFAYGQRHAVLDTNVRRVLARAVTGVQYPPNATTAAERRLARELLPEDEGTAARWAAASMELGALVCTARNESCRQCPIAAQCAWRLAGKPEHTGPPRRGQTYAGTDRQVRGKLLAVLREAHAPVAQPVLDRVWHEPVQRARALDGLVTDGLVEPLPGGLYRLPLS